From the unidentified bacterial endosymbiont genome, one window contains:
- a CDS encoding PTS transporter subunit EIIC, which translates to MSHSSLLERITNVSQKLASEIHLRSLRDSFIITVPFLVLAGLFIMLNYVFLDAKGILSRVLSPESLLDLRNIGERILNGTMNILSLMLVILIAYHIASKKKHSTPVIPAMVALAVFYVLMPVATVQTLADGQQVQLTGIVPYSNTNAGGVFLAIVTAVLATNVFLWIAKNRRLQIRLGEDVPPMVVQSFQSMFSIMLTVGMFALAAFAITVLLHTELQALIQQLIQAPLVHLTTNLPGFLVLTTLTNFLFSLGIHPGGIINPILEPPLLVAMQENMAAFSSGHVPPHIIVLPFRDLYGHMGGTGSTLALLLAVFVRSKMASHRNFSRTVIAPGVFNINEPVIFGFPVLFNPLMMIPFIIYPQINFTIAYFATDWGWVSKIVAYVPWSVPPLISGWLGSGGDIRNVVLQVVLLALGVMIYLPFLTAYERSLMTRNKKTLVSDIVGGQEEAGDIHLLDGKTIILACNEGMSTSLMATKMRKYCESQNCTLTVFAVNAGKLVEEYQQAQLILLGPQIAYLQETILQDINHHCPVLPLDPQHFSKLDGPAVINAALPWFKKETV; encoded by the coding sequence ATGAGCCACTCTTCATTACTGGAGCGGATAACTAACGTCTCGCAAAAGCTGGCGTCAGAAATCCACCTTCGCAGCTTGCGGGACAGTTTTATTATTACCGTCCCGTTCCTCGTCCTTGCCGGACTATTCATCATGCTCAATTATGTGTTTTTGGATGCCAAAGGCATATTGAGCCGCGTTTTATCGCCAGAATCTCTTCTTGATCTACGAAACATTGGTGAGCGTATTCTTAACGGAACCATGAATATATTGTCGCTGATGCTGGTGATATTAATTGCGTACCATATTGCAAGTAAGAAAAAACATTCCACGCCGGTTATTCCGGCGATGGTCGCCCTGGCGGTATTTTATGTGCTCATGCCCGTTGCGACCGTGCAAACCCTGGCTGACGGTCAGCAGGTTCAGCTAACGGGAATTGTCCCGTACAGCAATACCAATGCTGGCGGCGTATTCCTGGCAATCGTTACGGCAGTACTCGCCACCAATGTATTTTTGTGGATTGCCAAAAATAGACGATTACAGATCCGGCTGGGAGAGGATGTACCCCCTATGGTGGTGCAATCTTTCCAGTCGATGTTTTCAATCATGTTGACGGTTGGTATGTTCGCGCTTGCGGCGTTTGCGATTACGGTATTGCTGCATACTGAATTACAGGCATTGATCCAGCAGCTCATCCAGGCGCCGCTGGTGCATTTAACCACAAACTTACCTGGTTTCCTGGTGCTGACAACCCTGACCAATTTTCTCTTTTCTCTGGGTATCCATCCTGGCGGGATCATTAACCCGATTCTTGAACCCCCCTTGCTGGTTGCTATGCAGGAGAATATGGCCGCCTTTTCCAGCGGACACGTTCCACCTCATATCATAGTCTTGCCATTTCGCGATCTGTACGGACATATGGGAGGGACCGGGAGCACCCTGGCACTCCTTTTAGCCGTATTTGTGCGCAGTAAAATGGCCAGCCACCGCAATTTCTCCCGCACGGTAATTGCTCCCGGGGTGTTCAATATTAATGAGCCGGTCATTTTTGGTTTCCCGGTGCTCTTCAACCCGCTGATGATGATCCCGTTTATCATCTACCCGCAGATTAATTTTACGATCGCTTATTTCGCCACTGACTGGGGGTGGGTTTCTAAAATTGTTGCCTACGTGCCCTGGTCAGTGCCTCCGCTTATTTCAGGTTGGCTCGGCTCGGGCGGCGATATCCGTAATGTGGTCCTGCAGGTAGTGCTATTAGCGCTTGGGGTCATGATCTATCTTCCCTTTTTAACGGCGTATGAACGTTCGTTAATGACGCGCAATAAAAAAACATTAGTGAGCGATATTGTCGGCGGGCAAGAAGAGGCTGGAGATATTCATCTGCTGGACGGCAAAACAATTATTCTGGCCTGCAATGAAGGCATGTCGACCTCATTAATGGCAACAAAAATGCGCAAATACTGTGAGAGTCAAAACTGTACGCTCACTGTCTTTGCCGTTAATGCCGGAAAACTGGTTGAGGAATATCAACAGGCCCAGCTCATCCTGCTCGGGCCGCAAATCGCTTATCTTCAGGAGACTATCCTCCAGGATATTAACCATCACTGTCCGGTGCTGCCGCTGGATCCACAGCATTTCAGCAAACTCGATGGACCGGCGGTGATTAATGCCGCTCTGCCCTGGTTTAAAAAGGAAACTGTATGA
- a CDS encoding oxidoreductase: MINCAYIGFGKSATRYHLPYVLCRKDKFRVKCIYDIARKYDVEAQPQYQHIDFTSRLNDIIEDNAIQLVVICTHPDSHFDYARLCLEHGKHVLVEKPFTATSEEANILFALARKKGLTVSPFQNRRFDSCFLTMKQAIASGKLGDIVEIESHFDYFRPQANTRPGSYFDGAWYGLGIHTVDQIIALLGRPQQVGYHLLRQRNPLNPDDAFDVRLYYPTTTAIVKTSHLVKIPAPRFTVHGTRGSFIRYSIDRQETSLKAGIMPMEAGFGEDDERAVMEYIDDSGRTVREEMQAVPGDYGRVYDALYETLIAGKANYVSEREALTTLSILERAFHQPSPAIITLDQEIS, encoded by the coding sequence ATGATTAACTGTGCCTACATTGGTTTTGGTAAAAGCGCGACGCGCTATCATCTCCCCTACGTATTATGCCGTAAGGATAAATTTCGCGTTAAATGCATTTATGATATTGCACGTAAATATGACGTTGAAGCGCAGCCGCAATATCAACATATTGATTTTACCTCCCGACTAAACGATATCATTGAGGATAACGCCATTCAACTGGTGGTGATTTGCACACATCCCGATAGCCATTTTGATTACGCCCGCTTATGCCTTGAGCACGGGAAACATGTGCTGGTGGAGAAGCCTTTTACCGCGACGTCTGAAGAGGCTAACATCCTCTTCGCGCTGGCGAGAAAAAAAGGGTTAACCGTATCCCCGTTCCAGAACCGGCGCTTTGACAGCTGTTTTCTGACTATGAAGCAGGCGATTGCCAGCGGCAAGCTTGGCGATATTGTTGAAATTGAGAGCCATTTTGACTATTTCCGTCCGCAGGCAAATACCCGTCCCGGGAGCTATTTCGACGGGGCATGGTACGGCCTCGGGATACATACAGTGGATCAAATCATCGCCCTGCTCGGTCGTCCGCAGCAGGTGGGGTATCACCTGCTACGCCAGCGAAACCCGCTCAATCCGGACGATGCCTTTGACGTTCGCCTCTATTACCCGACCACCACCGCAATCGTGAAAACCAGCCATCTGGTGAAAATCCCCGCCCCGCGATTCACCGTTCACGGCACCCGTGGCTCGTTTATTCGCTACAGTATCGACAGGCAAGAAACCAGCCTGAAGGCGGGCATTATGCCCATGGAGGCGGGTTTTGGCGAAGATGATGAGCGTGCGGTGATGGAATACATCGATGATAGCGGCCGCACTGTTCGTGAGGAAATGCAGGCGGTGCCGGGTGACTATGGTCGGGTTTACGATGCCCTGTACGAGACGTTGATCGCCGGAAAGGCAAATTACGTCAGCGAACGGGAAGCGTTGACCACACTCTCGATTCTCGAAAGGGCGTTTCATCAGCCCTCTCCCGCCATCATCACCCTCGACCAGGAGATATCATGA
- a CDS encoding DUF7916 family protein — translation MMKRILNCRASDFQMGVTGERLREAIIASEGRVIMAEIAVNAPPLFAEVTNAELLCAFGADLLLLKGINFQQPALNGGDKRFGADPFSQVKFLTGRLTGVNFEVLPAEALPHPGAFLPAHLNAMRHADFFCLTGYDKPGVTAGRMRQTIAQLREQTDKPILAAKFYISGLAAPDEYASYIDAGADGAIFPAPGGCRGASQEKVSQIVQAVQTRGGLAITTLSSSQEGADCDTVREIGLASKRCGSDMHNFGDAGVAGMADPQALNALSIAIRGRRHTWVRMAASMSR, via the coding sequence ATGATGAAACGGATCCTCAACTGCCGGGCCAGCGATTTCCAGATGGGCGTAACGGGAGAGCGCCTGCGCGAAGCCATTATTGCCAGCGAAGGGCGGGTGATCATGGCCGAGATTGCCGTCAATGCGCCTCCGCTGTTTGCAGAGGTGACAAATGCAGAGCTATTGTGCGCATTCGGTGCCGACCTGCTGTTGCTAAAAGGGATTAATTTTCAACAGCCTGCCCTAAACGGGGGAGATAAACGATTTGGAGCCGATCCTTTCAGTCAGGTGAAATTTCTTACCGGTCGCTTAACCGGCGTCAATTTTGAGGTTCTGCCTGCAGAAGCTCTCCCGCATCCTGGCGCCTTTTTACCCGCCCATCTGAATGCGATGCGGCATGCGGACTTTTTCTGTCTCACCGGATACGACAAACCTGGCGTCACGGCCGGGCGGATGCGCCAGACGATAGCGCAGCTCCGGGAGCAAACCGATAAGCCGATCCTGGCGGCGAAATTTTACATCTCTGGGCTGGCGGCACCGGATGAGTATGCCAGCTATATTGATGCGGGCGCGGATGGCGCGATCTTTCCTGCGCCGGGCGGATGCCGGGGCGCGTCGCAGGAAAAGGTTAGCCAAATTGTACAGGCGGTACAAACCCGGGGCGGTCTTGCCATCACGACGCTGAGCAGTAGTCAGGAAGGCGCGGATTGTGATACGGTGCGCGAAATTGGCCTGGCCAGTAAGCGATGCGGGAGCGACATGCACAACTTTGGCGATGCGGGGGTGGCGGGAATGGCCGACCCTCAGGCGCTAAATGCCCTGTCCATCGCCATTCGCGGTCGACGACACACCTGGGTGCGTATGGCGGCATCGATGTCGCGTTAA
- a CDS encoding GntR family transcriptional regulator, whose protein sequence is MPKYMAIYHEVRRRIVAGLYAPDKKLPEGVKLAGEFHCSELTITKALDLLVREGLVLRKRGLGSFVKRQVSAASNSHLIGTAQRCAWQGKTLTTRVQRYTAVPAPANIAQKIQIAEGKLVHEIHRVRVIDSTPSIVEYTWMPVALFPHLTLGHVQQSIYAYITDELGYTVHSAHMKVTGHIASEQEMAWLERAEPVTLIQVEQTAFLDNGKLFEYSCARHLWQTFNFETDFVRV, encoded by the coding sequence ATGCCTAAGTATATGGCGATCTACCATGAGGTGCGGCGACGCATCGTGGCTGGCCTGTATGCTCCGGATAAAAAACTGCCTGAAGGGGTGAAGCTGGCGGGTGAATTTCACTGCAGCGAGCTTACCATCACCAAAGCGCTGGACCTGCTGGTCCGTGAGGGGCTGGTGCTGCGCAAGCGCGGGCTGGGCTCGTTTGTTAAGCGCCAGGTTTCGGCTGCCAGCAATTCACATCTGATAGGCACCGCGCAGCGTTGTGCCTGGCAAGGCAAAACGCTGACTACGCGCGTCCAGCGGTATACGGCCGTCCCTGCGCCGGCGAATATTGCGCAAAAAATACAAATTGCCGAAGGCAAACTGGTACATGAGATCCACCGGGTGCGCGTAATAGATAGCACGCCCTCGATTGTTGAGTATACCTGGATGCCCGTCGCCCTGTTTCCCCATCTTACGCTGGGCCATGTCCAGCAATCCATTTATGCCTACATCACGGATGAACTCGGCTATACCGTGCACAGTGCCCATATGAAGGTCACCGGGCATATCGCCAGCGAACAAGAGATGGCGTGGCTGGAGCGGGCGGAGCCGGTGACGTTAATTCAGGTTGAACAGACGGCGTTTCTTGATAACGGCAAGCTTTTTGAATACTCCTGCGCCCGCCATCTCTGGCAGACCTTCAACTTTGAAACTGATTTTGTCCGTGTCTGA
- the malG gene encoding maltose ABC transporter permease MalG → MSMVQPKSQKLRLFATHVGLLTFIAAIMFPLLMVIAISLRPGNFATGSLIPDEISWEHWKLALGFSVEHADGRITPPPFPVLLWLWNSVKVATITAIGIVALSTTCAYAFARMRFPGKATLLKGMLIFQMFPAVLSLVALYALFDRLGQYVPFIGLNTHGGVIFAYLGGIALHVWTIKGYFETIDGSLEEAAALDGATPWQAFRLVLLPLSVPILAVVFILSFIAAITEVPVASLLLRDVSSYTLAVGMQQYLNPQNYLWGDFAAAAVLSAIPITVVFLLAQRWLVNGLTAGGVKG, encoded by the coding sequence ATGTCTATGGTCCAACCCAAATCTCAAAAACTGCGCCTCTTTGCCACGCACGTAGGCCTGCTGACGTTTATCGCAGCAATTATGTTCCCGCTGCTGATGGTAATCGCCATCTCACTGCGCCCGGGTAACTTTGCGACCGGAAGCCTGATCCCGGACGAAATCTCCTGGGAGCACTGGAAGTTAGCGCTGGGCTTCAGCGTTGAACATGCGGATGGCCGTATCACGCCGCCGCCGTTCCCGGTGCTGCTGTGGCTATGGAACTCGGTAAAAGTCGCGACCATCACCGCGATCGGGATCGTGGCCCTTTCCACCACCTGTGCTTACGCCTTTGCCCGTATGCGTTTCCCGGGCAAAGCCACGCTGCTAAAAGGGATGCTAATTTTTCAGATGTTCCCGGCGGTACTCTCCCTGGTCGCGTTATATGCCTTGTTTGACCGTCTGGGCCAGTATGTTCCGTTTATCGGCCTGAATACCCACGGCGGGGTGATCTTCGCCTATCTTGGCGGCATCGCTCTGCATGTGTGGACCATCAAAGGCTATTTCGAAACCATCGATGGCTCGCTGGAAGAAGCAGCGGCGTTGGATGGCGCAACACCCTGGCAGGCGTTCCGCCTGGTGCTACTGCCGCTGTCGGTACCTATCCTGGCGGTGGTGTTCATCCTGTCGTTTATCGCCGCCATCACCGAAGTGCCGGTCGCATCGCTGCTGCTGCGCGATGTGAGCAGCTACACCCTGGCGGTGGGTATGCAGCAATACCTCAATCCGCAAAATTACCTGTGGGGCGACTTTGCCGCAGCGGCCGTGCTTTCTGCCATCCCGATTACCGTTGTGTTCCTGCTGGCGCAGCGCTGGCTGGTTAACGGCCTGACGGCGGGCGGGGTAAAAGGTTAA
- the malF gene encoding maltose ABC transporter permease MalF, translated as MDVIKKKRWWQSDALKWSVLGLLCLLVGYLVVLMYVQGEYLFAIMTLILSSAGLYIFANRKAYAWRYVYPGVAGMGLFVLFPLICTIAIAFTNYSSTNQLAQERATQVLMDRSYQAGKSFNFGLYPAGDEWKLALTDTESGKHFISDAFKFGGEQKLILNETEALPEDERANLRIITQNRQALTRLTAMLPNESKVTMSSLRQFSGTRPLYALADNGTLTNNQSGVKYRPNNDVGFYQSVNADGSWGEDKLSPGYTVTIGWENFTRVFTDEGIQKPFFAIFVWTVVFSVLTVILTVAVGMVLACLVQWESLKGKAIYRVLLILPYAVPSFISILIFKGLFNQSFGEINMMLSALFGIKPAWFSDPTTARSMVIIVNTWLGYPYMMILCMGLLKAIPEDLYEASAMDGAGPFQNFFKITLPLLIKPLTPLMIASFAFNFNNFVLIQLLTNGGPDRLGTTTPAGYTDLLVSYTYRIAFEGGGGQDFGLAAAIATLIFLLVGVLAIVNLKATRMKFD; from the coding sequence ATGGATGTCATTAAAAAGAAACGCTGGTGGCAAAGCGACGCGCTGAAATGGTCAGTGCTTGGTCTGCTGTGCCTGCTGGTGGGTTACCTTGTTGTTTTAATGTACGTACAAGGGGAGTACCTTTTTGCCATCATGACGCTGATTTTAAGCTCTGCTGGCCTGTATATTTTCGCCAACCGTAAAGCCTATGCCTGGCGCTATGTTTATCCGGGTGTGGCCGGGATGGGGCTGTTTGTTCTCTTCCCGTTGATCTGCACTATCGCCATCGCTTTCACTAACTACAGCAGCACCAACCAGCTGGCGCAAGAGCGGGCCACGCAGGTACTTATGGACAGATCTTATCAGGCGGGTAAAAGCTTTAACTTCGGCCTGTATCCCGCAGGCGATGAGTGGAAGTTAGCACTCACTGACACAGAAAGCGGTAAACACTTTATTTCCGACGCCTTCAAATTTGGCGGCGAGCAGAAGCTGATTTTAAACGAAACGGAAGCCCTGCCGGAAGATGAACGCGCCAACCTGCGTATCATCACCCAAAATCGACAGGCGCTGACTCGACTGACCGCCATGCTGCCCAATGAAAGCAAAGTGACCATGAGCTCACTGCGCCAGTTCTCTGGCACGCGACCGCTCTACGCCCTGGCAGATAACGGCACGCTGACCAACAACCAGAGCGGTGTGAAATACCGCCCGAACAACGACGTCGGCTTCTATCAGTCCGTCAATGCAGACGGTAGCTGGGGGGAGGACAAACTCAGCCCGGGCTATACCGTGACCATCGGCTGGGAGAACTTTACCCGCGTTTTCACCGACGAAGGCATCCAAAAACCCTTCTTCGCCATCTTCGTCTGGACGGTGGTCTTCTCCGTACTGACCGTCATTCTGACCGTAGCCGTAGGCATGGTGCTGGCCTGTCTCGTGCAGTGGGAATCTCTCAAAGGCAAAGCGATTTACCGCGTGCTGTTGATTCTGCCGTATGCCGTGCCGTCGTTTATTTCGATTCTTATTTTCAAGGGGCTGTTTAACCAGAGCTTCGGCGAAATCAATATGATGCTGAGCGCGCTGTTCGGCATCAAACCGGCCTGGTTCAGCGACCCGACCACGGCCCGCTCGATGGTTATCATCGTCAATACCTGGCTGGGCTACCCGTATATGATGATTCTGTGCATGGGGCTGCTGAAGGCCATTCCGGAAGATCTGTACGAAGCCTCAGCAATGGACGGCGCCGGCCCGTTCCAGAACTTCTTCAAAATTACCTTGCCGCTACTGATTAAGCCGCTGACGCCGCTGATGATTGCCAGTTTCGCCTTTAACTTTAACAACTTCGTGCTGATTCAGTTGTTAACCAACGGCGGCCCGGACCGTCTGGGTACCACCACGCCTGCAGGTTATACCGACCTGCTCGTAAGCTACACCTACCGTATCGCCTTTGAAGGGGGCGGCGGCCAGGACTTCGGTCTGGCGGCAGCGATTGCCACCCTGATCTTCCTGCTGGTAGGCGTCCTGGCGATTGTGAACCTGAAAGCCACACGCATGAAATTCGACTAA
- the malE gene encoding maltose/maltodextrin ABC transporter substrate-binding protein MalE: MKIKTGARVFALSALAAMMISAPALAKIEEGKLVIWINGDKGYNGLAEVGKKFEKDTGIKVTVEHPDKLEEKFPQVAATGDGPDIIFWAHDRFGGYAQSGLLAEVTPDKAFQDKLVPFTWDAVRYNGKLIAYPIAVEALSLIYNKDLVPNPPKTWEEIPALDKELRAKGKSALMFNLQEPYFTWPLIAADGGYAFKFENGKYDVKNVGVDNAGAKAGLTFLVDLIKNKHMNADTDYSIAEAAFNKGDTAMTINGPWAWTNIDKSKINYGVTLLPTFNGKPSKPFVGVLSAGINAASPNKELAKEFLENYLLTDEGLDAVNKDKPLGAVALKSFQDQLAKDPRIAATMDNAQKGEIMPNIPQMAAFWYATRTAVINAASGRQTVEAALKDAQGRITR, translated from the coding sequence ATGAAGATCAAGACTGGCGCACGCGTTTTCGCATTGTCCGCCCTGGCAGCAATGATGATTTCCGCACCGGCTCTCGCCAAAATTGAAGAAGGTAAGCTGGTTATCTGGATCAACGGCGACAAAGGCTATAACGGCCTGGCGGAAGTGGGTAAAAAATTCGAAAAAGACACCGGTATTAAAGTCACCGTTGAACATCCGGATAAGCTGGAAGAGAAATTCCCGCAGGTTGCAGCAACCGGTGACGGTCCGGACATTATCTTCTGGGCGCATGATCGTTTTGGTGGTTATGCACAATCAGGTCTGCTGGCTGAAGTTACCCCGGACAAAGCGTTCCAGGACAAGCTGGTCCCGTTCACCTGGGACGCCGTTCGCTACAACGGCAAACTTATCGCCTACCCTATCGCAGTGGAAGCGCTGTCGCTGATTTACAACAAAGACCTGGTGCCCAATCCGCCGAAAACCTGGGAAGAGATCCCGGCGCTGGATAAAGAGCTGAGGGCGAAAGGCAAATCAGCCCTGATGTTCAACCTGCAAGAACCGTACTTCACCTGGCCGTTGATTGCAGCCGACGGTGGTTACGCATTCAAGTTTGAAAACGGCAAATATGATGTGAAAAACGTGGGCGTGGACAACGCTGGCGCGAAAGCGGGTCTGACCTTCCTGGTTGACCTGATTAAAAACAAGCATATGAATGCCGATACCGATTACTCCATCGCAGAAGCGGCTTTCAACAAAGGCGACACTGCGATGACCATCAACGGTCCTTGGGCCTGGACCAACATCGACAAGAGCAAAATCAACTACGGCGTCACGCTGCTGCCCACCTTCAACGGCAAGCCGTCAAAACCGTTCGTTGGCGTACTGAGCGCAGGTATTAACGCCGCCAGCCCAAATAAAGAGCTGGCGAAAGAGTTCCTGGAAAACTACCTGCTGACCGATGAGGGTCTGGATGCCGTAAACAAAGACAAACCGCTGGGTGCGGTGGCGCTGAAATCCTTCCAGGATCAGCTGGCAAAAGACCCACGCATCGCGGCCACCATGGATAACGCCCAGAAGGGCGAAATCATGCCGAACATTCCACAGATGGCCGCGTTCTGGTACGCCACCCGCACGGCCGTCATCAACGCCGCCAGCGGTCGCCAGACTGTTGAAGCCGCGCTGAAGGATGCTCAGGGCCGTATAACCCGGTAA
- the malK gene encoding maltose/maltodextrin ABC transporter ATP-binding protein MalK, whose product MASVQLRNVTKAWGDVVVSKEINLDITEGEFVVFVGPSGCGKSTLLRMIAGLETITSGDLFIGDTRMNDIPPAERGVGMVFQSYALYPHLSVAENMSFGLKLAGAKKEVINPRVTQVAEVLQLGHLLERKPKALSGGQRQRVAIGRTLVAEPRVFLLDEPLSNLDAALRAQMRIEISRLHKRLGRTMIYVTHDQVEAMTLADKIVVLDAGRVAQVGKPLELYHYPADRFVAGFIGSPKMNFLPVKVTATAIEQVQVELPNRQQVWLPVDSANVQVGANMSLGIRPEHLLPSHIADVTLEGVVQVVEQLGHETQIHIQIPAIRQNLVYRQNDVVLVEEGATFAIGLPPERCHLFREDGTACRRLHKEPGV is encoded by the coding sequence ATGGCGAGCGTACAGCTGCGTAATGTAACGAAGGCCTGGGGCGACGTAGTGGTGTCGAAGGAGATCAATCTGGACATCACAGAAGGTGAGTTTGTGGTGTTCGTTGGCCCATCTGGCTGTGGTAAATCTACTCTGCTGCGTATGATTGCCGGTCTTGAAACCATCACCAGCGGCGATTTGTTTATTGGTGATACCCGTATGAACGACATTCCGCCTGCCGAACGTGGCGTAGGTATGGTGTTCCAGTCCTATGCGCTTTATCCCCACCTGTCCGTTGCCGAGAACATGTCCTTTGGCCTGAAACTGGCTGGTGCGAAGAAAGAGGTGATTAACCCGCGCGTCACCCAGGTCGCGGAGGTGTTGCAGCTAGGACACCTGCTAGAGCGTAAACCGAAAGCCCTCTCCGGCGGCCAGCGTCAGCGTGTTGCAATCGGCCGTACGCTGGTGGCAGAACCGCGCGTGTTTCTGCTCGATGAACCGCTTTCTAACCTGGATGCCGCCCTGCGCGCCCAGATGCGTATTGAAATTTCCCGTCTGCACAAACGCCTTGGCCGCACGATGATTTACGTCACCCACGATCAGGTCGAAGCGATGACCCTGGCCGATAAGATTGTGGTGCTGGACGCCGGTCGTGTGGCGCAGGTGGGGAAACCACTGGAGCTTTATCACTACCCGGCAGACCGCTTTGTTGCGGGCTTTATTGGCTCGCCAAAGATGAACTTCCTGCCCGTCAAAGTGACCGCAACAGCCATTGAGCAGGTACAGGTGGAGCTGCCAAACCGCCAGCAGGTCTGGCTTCCGGTCGATAGCGCCAACGTACAGGTGGGGGCCAACATGTCCCTCGGTATTCGTCCTGAGCATTTACTGCCAAGCCATATCGCTGATGTGACGCTGGAGGGTGTTGTTCAGGTTGTAGAACAGCTTGGTCACGAAACTCAGATTCATATCCAGATCCCCGCCATCCGTCAGAACCTGGTCTACCGCCAGAACGACGTGGTGTTGGTAGAAGAGGGTGCCACATTCGCTATCGGTTTGCCGCCAGAGCGTTGCCATTTGTTCCGTGAGGATGGCACTGCATGTCGTCGGTTGCACAAAGAGCCAGGCGTTTAA
- a CDS encoding maltoporin, translating to MISGDRLMITLRKVPLALAIAAGILSAQAGAVDFKGYARSGIGWTGSGGEQQCFQATGAQSKYRLGNECETYAELKLGQEVWKEGDKSFYFDTNVAYSVSQQNDWEATSPAFREANVQGKNLIEWLPGATMWAGKRFYQRHDVHMIDFYYWDISGPGAGLENIDLGFGKLSLAATRSSESGGSGTFADRDVDGNRVYDNIVPNDVFDVRLAGMEINPGGTLELGVDYGHTNLPDDYSLAPGASKDGWMFTAEHTQSMMKGFNKFVLQYATDSMTSNGKGIPQGGSINNDGSMWRVLDHGAITLAERWDLMYVGMYQNIDRDNNNGTEWWTVGVRPMYKWTPIMSTLLEVGYDNVKSQKTDEKNSQYKITLAQQWQAGDSIWSRPAIRVFATYAKWDEKWGYANNDDTGYSSGVAYSDTSAKTFSRGDSDEWTFGAQMEIWW from the coding sequence ATGATCTCAGGAGATAGATTAATGATTACTCTGCGCAAAGTTCCTCTGGCGCTCGCTATTGCGGCAGGTATCCTGTCTGCACAGGCAGGCGCCGTAGACTTTAAAGGTTATGCTCGTTCCGGCATTGGCTGGACCGGGAGTGGCGGTGAACAACAGTGTTTCCAGGCAACGGGTGCTCAAAGTAAATACCGTCTGGGTAACGAATGTGAAACCTATGCTGAACTGAAACTGGGTCAGGAAGTGTGGAAAGAGGGCGATAAGAGCTTCTACTTCGACACCAACGTTGCCTACTCTGTTTCTCAGCAGAACGACTGGGAAGCAACCAGCCCGGCCTTCCGTGAAGCTAACGTGCAGGGTAAAAACCTGATTGAATGGCTGCCAGGCGCCACCATGTGGGCCGGTAAGCGTTTCTATCAGCGTCATGACGTACACATGATCGACTTCTACTACTGGGATATTTCTGGTCCTGGCGCAGGTCTGGAAAATATCGACCTGGGCTTCGGTAAGCTCTCTCTGGCTGCCACCCGTTCTTCTGAATCAGGCGGTTCCGGCACCTTCGCCGACCGTGATGTAGACGGCAACCGTGTCTACGACAATATCGTCCCGAACGATGTCTTCGACGTGCGCTTAGCCGGTATGGAAATCAACCCAGGCGGTACGCTGGAGCTGGGTGTTGACTACGGTCACACTAATCTGCCAGACGACTACTCTCTGGCGCCGGGCGCATCTAAAGATGGCTGGATGTTCACCGCTGAACATACCCAGAGCATGATGAAAGGCTTCAACAAGTTCGTTCTGCAGTACGCAACGGACTCAATGACCTCTAACGGGAAAGGTATTCCACAAGGCGGTAGCATCAATAACGATGGTTCCATGTGGCGTGTTCTCGACCACGGTGCGATCACCCTGGCAGAGCGTTGGGACCTGATGTATGTCGGTATGTACCAGAACATCGATCGTGACAACAACAACGGTACCGAGTGGTGGACTGTCGGTGTGCGCCCAATGTACAAATGGACGCCAATCATGAGCACCTTGCTGGAAGTGGGTTACGACAACGTTAAATCGCAGAAAACTGACGAGAAAAACAGCCAGTACAAAATTACGCTGGCCCAGCAATGGCAGGCAGGCGACAGCATCTGGTCTCGTCCGGCTATCCGTGTCTTCGCAACCTATGCGAAGTGGGATGAGAAATGGGGCTATGCCAACAATGACGACACGGGTTACTCCTCTGGCGTTGCGTATAGCGATACTTCAGCGAAAACCTTCAGCCGTGGCGACTCTGACGAGTGGACCTTCGGTGCTCAGATGGAAATCTGGTGGTAA